Below is a genomic region from Mesorhizobium sp. NZP2298.
AATCGTCTCGCGTTCTTATGCGGTCAGCCCCCACTCAATATTGCCGCATCTCCAGCAAAGGCCGTGCCAGCGCGCTTAGCCGCAGCAACTGCACGAGTAGGCTTCGAGAAACCTCACGCCCAAGGCGGCCGGTGGTTTTGGACCAGACATGTTTTTTGTCGCTGTCAGCTTTTGGACATGCATTTCATACGCTTGAGGACAGACTTGGCTATCTCCCCTGCGGTAATGTTGGCGTCGGCTCATCATCTAGCATCATTTCGGCGCCGGCTGTGTGCGCGGAAGATCTACACGACCTGACCGCCGCGTGCAGGGACTGCCTGCCGGCTCATAGCTGATCTTTTCTCCTGAAGCCGGCGATGGGGCTAGGCCGTCGAGTGCGTGCTGCCGGATGCTGCGTATGCTGTTTGGCTAGACGGCGGATACCGCGTCACTTCCATATTTTCGCGACAGAGGTTTGGTGGCGTCGCAGGCCTTCTTGCTACATCACCGCAGTGCTCGGGAATTCGTATCTGATCCGCGTGAGGCGAAGACCTTCTCTCCCGACTGGCTCGCCGAGGCCGTCTGTCCTGCGGGCACTGAACGATTTCTCATTTGGCATGGCGCATGCGTGTCGATCCGCAAACCCCGTCATGAGGACAAATCGGAGCTGGCCGCCACTCCACCTCCTCCTACCACGACGGCAGACGGGAAGCAGCGCCTCAAATGAGGAACAAAATCACTTTACCTCGAATCTTGCCTCTCGATCACAACCGGAGCCATGGAACCGCGTCCGCGACCATCGCCTCGCGCCCCAAGGCAATTGCCCAGCGCAAATGGCTACGCGCGATTACGCCATGCATCCCTTACGAGGCTACGACAGCACCTCGGAGAGCCTCGCCGCCATCATGCAGACCGATCTAAGCCCACCTGATCCAGCACAAAGGAATTTCAAACATGCACCAAGATACCGTCCGTGGGAAAGCTTTCGCCATGCCCCTGACCAGCCCGGCCTACCCGGCCGGCCCATATCGCTTCCGCAACCGGGAGTATCTGATCATCACATATCGCACCGATCCGCAGAAACTGCGCGACCTTGTGCCGGAGCCGCTTCAGGTGTGCGAGCCTATGGTCAAGTTCGAGTTCATTCGCATGCCGGACTCGACGGGCTTCGGCGACTACACGGAAGGCGGACAGGTCATCCCTGTCTCCTTCTGTGGCCGCAGGGGGAGCTATACCCACTGCATGTTTCTCGACGACCATCCGCCGATAGCGGGCGGACGCGAGTTGTGGGGCTTTCCCAAGAAGCTCGCTAGCCCAACGCTCCGAACGGAGACGGATACCCTTGTTGGCACGCTGGACTACGGGCCGGTCCGCGTCGCGACGGGTACCATGGGCTACAAGCACCGAGCCGCCGACCTCGCGAGCGTGAGGGCCTCGCTCGCCGAACCGAACTTCCTCCTCAAAATTATCCCGCATGTCGACGGCACGCCGCGCATCTGTGAGCTCGTGGAATATCATCTAGAGAACGTCCATCTGAGGGGCGCCTGGACCGGCCCGGCAGCCCTGAACCTCTGGTCGCATGCGCTTGCTCCCGTCGCCGAACTGCCGGTGCTGGAAGTAGTCTCGGCAGTACACCTCGTCGCAGATCTCACGCTCGCGCTCGGGAAGGTCGTCCACGACTATCTCGCGGAAGCCTAGCCTCGCCATCGGAAAGGAAGAAACCATGAACTTTTACAGTGATATCTCATTGAACCAACGCGATGGGGAGCTGGTGGACGGCTTCTCGACAAGGAACGCCACTGACAATCTCATACAGCGTCTTTCCAGCGACCTAGCCTTAGCGGACATTCCGCCGCTTTGCAGCGAGTGCAGGCGCCTCGCGAGTAAGAGCGATTGCCCTTGCCCATCCTCCCTGCTTTTGGTGCAACATATGCTCGCTGCCGTTTACCAGCGGCTTGACGCCATTGACTGCCTCTCAGAGCAAGGCGCCATAAGACTGAAGGCTTTTACCGATTATCTGGCGGCGGTCGTTCGAATAGCTTCAGAGAGCGGCGACGCGGCACCCTGGATTGATCTAGCAACCCGGTTTAGCGCTCTTTTCGATCCCGACGAGGTTGCCCATTGATCACGCGCTTATCGCTTTTTCGTGGAACGAGCAGCCTCGTCGGCAGATGCGTCATCGATCGCCAGCGGCGTGCCGGCGCATATGCGAGCGTAAAAGCGCCGAGCAGCCGGTGATGTATCTCGAACGTGACGCCGATTGGCGCGATGCGCGTTGGCTCGGGGCCCTCGTGCCCAAGCACGGGTGCGTTCCCATTCCGCAGCATCGTACTCGCGATCCCGTCTGTGCCGTGCTCAAGCAAGCGAGCTCGAGCGAACCGCCCCGGGTTGCGGATTTAGACAATCGTTGATCGAGTTGGCTGGCGAATTGGCGCGTTCGGCCTTCGGTTGGAAGACCGGCTTGAGGGGGGCCAACGAAACGGAATTGGCGAAGCCACGCTGGAGTATGCCTTCACTGGGGTCGCGTCCCTGCGCAGCGTTCGCGAAGCCGCTCGCGAGCGCGCCCTCATAGCGCTGAGCGGGCGAGCGGCTTATTTCAGGGGGCCAGCACGATGCCGAGGCCCATGCCGGTGCCGCCGGAATCGCGGCGTGTGGTGAACAATGGCTCGAAAATCCGCGCCCGTTGCGAGGCGAAATGCCGGCGCCGTCGCCGTGATCGACACCAGCGCATGACTGGAGAGATTTCCGGCGGGCGTCGCCTCCCGAGCAATGCTTTTCATGTTCGTTACTCTTCGTAAAATCGATTATTTCGATGGAGCCCATCTACGTATGAATGCAGGCGTCACAGTAGAGCTTTGAACAGCATCGGTGCGGGTCCGGAACCGTCATCGAGCCAAAAACAGCGGCAATGTCGGCTTTTCAAAGATCCATCTGGTCACACCGCCAAAGAGCCGCTCACGCAGCCGACGGCTGCCATAGGCGCCCATGACGATCATGTCCGCAGAAATGTCGATTGCGTGCTGCGCAAGGACCGTGGCCGCCGATTTGCCGGCACTTGGTAGGAGGTCAACCGACACCCGAGCACCGTGCCGAGTGAGATAGGCAGCGATGTCGGCTCCAGGCTCCGCGCCGTTCCCGTTGTAGTTGGCCTTCGGATCGACCAGGGCGACACGAACTTCCTCAGCAACGCATAGGAGGCCCAGCGCTTCTCGAACCGCACGAGACGCCTCGACTCGCGAATCCCAACCGACCAGGACGCGCCGTGGCCACAGCGTCGCCTCAGCCCCCTTCGGCACAACGAGCACCGGCTTTCCCGTATCGAACAGGCAGCCGTTGACCACAGGAGGTCCGAGATTCTCGTCGTTGAGGAGCCCCGGTCCGATGATCGTGAGGTCGGCGCAGAGCGCCCGCTGTCGTGCCACTTCACCGAGGCTGGCCGGATCGTAATAGTCGGTGTCAACGTCATAGGCGAGCGACATAGATTCCAGCAGTTTCTGAATATCTCTCGAGCGTTTTTCCAGTCTGACCGCGTTCTGTGTAAATCGATCGATTTGCCGAAACCGATCGTTCAGTCTGGCAATTGCCTGTCGACGTGCTACCGGCCACTCTGGGACACCATCTCCGATCCGCCGATGCGACATAAGGAGCATCGGAGGGGGTATGATCAGTACGGAAAGGTGCGCGCCAATCTCCGCACACAAGCCGGCAGCAGTTCTGACGTCCCGATCGGAATGGTCAGCGCCGGTCGAACAGAGTACCGTTTTAAAGCCCATTTTCCTGCTTCTTCCTGAGTGTTCGATGAGGGCGTTTCATGCCGCAAGACCGGCTCACAGCGCGAGGAAAAGGGAGTGGCACCAGACCCGCACTCGATTCAGCCGTCCAGCTTCTCAAGCGAGTAGCCGGCCGACCTGACGGTACGAATGACGATACCGGTCGAGGCCGTCTCCAGTGCCTTTCTGAGCCGACTGATATGGACATCGACTGTGCGTAGACCGACATGGATATTGGCCGGCCAGGCCCCGCCGATCAGCTCGTCCCGGCTGAAGACCTTGCCGGGAGCCTCCAGCAAATGCCGCAGCACGTTGAACTCGATCGGTCCGAGATGGATGTCATGGCCATTGCCGCAAACCCGGTGGGCATCGAGCTTCATCTCAAGGCTGCCATAGGAAAGCCAGCTGTCGTTTTCAATCCCGTTTGAACCCGGCTTCGGCAGCGCCAGCCTCGTCCGCAGATAATCGAGCAGCTTGGCCGGCGCCATTGGCCGCACAAAGCTCTCGTCAATGCCGGCCTTCAACAGATCAAGGTGCTGGTTCTCGGCGCCGGGCGCGATCAGGGCAATGATGGGCAGGCCGCCGGTCCGGGGTTCCCGCTTGAGCCGGGCGCAGATTGCGGACCCGGTAAGGCTCGTTGGACCGCAGTCCAGCACCACGGCCTGGAATTCCCGTTCGTCGGCCTTTGCAAGTGCTTCCTTGGCGCCGCCTGCCGGCTCACTGACGAAGCCGTCCACCTCCAGTATGTGGCTGAGGAACAGATAGAACTCCGCATCTTGCGAACAGATCAGGACGAGTGGCTTCATCAGCGCTACCCCGAGAACCACATTGGCCTCGACCGCGTCGGCCGCGTGGGCTGGCCATCGCGGCTCCTCAAGGCCTGACATGATCCTCTTGCTCGAAAATTGGTTTCATGCCCGTGCCACCTCGGGATAGGCGTCGATGGCTGCGATGGCATCGTCGACCAGTTTCGTACCGGCGGCGGCGAGTTTGCAGAACGTCTCGAAGCCGAACCGATGGACGTCGCGCACGGTCTTGGACAAAACGACCAGCCGCCCGGCGGTGAAAAGCACGCGCCCGAACCCCTCATGGCTCATTTCGATCATCGGCGATGCCATCAGGCCGGAGCGCTCCTCGATCGCAAGGGCGACGGCAGTGTAAAACTTGTCGAGCCTCCACAGCACGTCCGGATCGGGATCGCCGATGATTGGGATCGTACGACGCCGTTCCTTGCTGACGATGAAGTCGGCCAGCAACTCGGCGTCCGCTTTGCCGTCCCACGACCCGTGCGAATCTTGAGCAAGGATCAGCCGCACGAGGCACTTGACGAACGGGCTGGCAAGGGCCGCCTCGTCATC
It encodes:
- a CDS encoding universal stress protein, translating into MGFKTVLCSTGADHSDRDVRTAAGLCAEIGAHLSVLIIPPPMLLMSHRRIGDGVPEWPVARRQAIARLNDRFRQIDRFTQNAVRLEKRSRDIQKLLESMSLAYDVDTDYYDPASLGEVARQRALCADLTIIGPGLLNDENLGPPVVNGCLFDTGKPVLVVPKGAEATLWPRRVLVGWDSRVEASRAVREALGLLCVAEEVRVALVDPKANYNGNGAEPGADIAAYLTRHGARVSVDLLPSAGKSAATVLAQHAIDISADMIVMGAYGSRRLRERLFGGVTRWIFEKPTLPLFLAR
- a CDS encoding response regulator transcription factor, which gives rise to MSGLEEPRWPAHAADAVEANVVLGVALMKPLVLICSQDAEFYLFLSHILEVDGFVSEPAGGAKEALAKADEREFQAVVLDCGPTSLTGSAICARLKREPRTGGLPIIALIAPGAENQHLDLLKAGIDESFVRPMAPAKLLDYLRTRLALPKPGSNGIENDSWLSYGSLEMKLDAHRVCGNGHDIHLGPIEFNVLRHLLEAPGKVFSRDELIGGAWPANIHVGLRTVDVHISRLRKALETASTGIVIRTVRSAGYSLEKLDG
- a CDS encoding acetoacetate decarboxylase; translation: MHQDTVRGKAFAMPLTSPAYPAGPYRFRNREYLIITYRTDPQKLRDLVPEPLQVCEPMVKFEFIRMPDSTGFGDYTEGGQVIPVSFCGRRGSYTHCMFLDDHPPIAGGRELWGFPKKLASPTLRTETDTLVGTLDYGPVRVATGTMGYKHRAADLASVRASLAEPNFLLKIIPHVDGTPRICELVEYHLENVHLRGAWTGPAALNLWSHALAPVAELPVLEVVSAVHLVADLTLALGKVVHDYLAEA
- a CDS encoding NifX-associated nitrogen fixation protein, coding for MFEVAISPAVNDDEAALASPFVKCLVRLILAQDSHGSWDGKADAELLADFIVSKERRRTIPIIGDPDPDVLWRLDKFYTAVALAIEERSGLMASPMIEMSHEGFGRVLFTAGRLVVLSKTVRDVHRFGFETFCKLAAAGTKLVDDAIAAIDAYPEVARA